The following proteins come from a genomic window of bacterium:
- a CDS encoding response regulator transcription factor codes for MAHTIIIADDHDIIREGIKNILRDETAYKIVGEASDGKSVIDKVKTAKPDILLLDISMPEMSGLEAIRAVHLSSPETKILIISVHKSNAYIMKALESGVMGYLQKENAGEELIPALGKIAKGRIYLSSSISSFLVDKAVSRDKKPSESGDVLSSREKDVIRLVAEGKTAKEISSLLCISRRTVENYKNNILKKLDLHKTGDLIKYAIKHNIVDLENF; via the coding sequence ATGGCGCACACGATAATAATAGCCGATGACCATGATATTATCAGGGAAGGGATAAAGAATATCTTAAGGGATGAAACCGCCTATAAAATCGTGGGCGAGGCTTCAGACGGAAAAAGCGTTATAGATAAGGTAAAAACGGCTAAGCCCGATATCCTGTTGCTTGATATTTCCATGCCGGAGATGAGCGGGCTTGAAGCGATTAGGGCTGTCCACCTGTCATCGCCTGAAACAAAAATACTGATAATAAGCGTCCATAAGTCCAACGCTTATATAATGAAAGCCCTTGAATCGGGGGTTATGGGATATTTGCAGAAGGAGAATGCCGGAGAGGAGTTAATCCCGGCCCTGGGAAAAATAGCGAAAGGCCGGATTTATCTCAGTTCATCAATATCATCTTTCCTGGTTGATAAAGCCGTGAGCAGGGATAAAAAACCTTCGGAATCCGGAGATGTTTTATCTTCAAGAGAAAAAGATGTGATACGGCTTGTCGCGGAAGGAAAGACCGCGAAAGAAATATCTTCTCTGTTGTGCATCAGCCGGAGAACAGTGGAAAACTACAAGAATAATATTTTAAAAAAACTGGACCTTCATAAGACCGGCGACCTTATTAAATACGCCATAAAGCACAATATTGTCGATCTGGAAAATTTTTGA